The Polynucleobacter sp. VK25 genome segment AACTCTGGCTATAACGCCGGAAAAAATAATCAGCCAGCCCAAGCTCCAAACTAAGCTTTGCCGCTAGGTCTACTAAGACCTTAGTACAGCAACACCAAACCCAGCTCGTATTAATTTACCAGCTGGGTTTTTATTTGGATCTGGCCAGCCAATGCTTTATGTATTGGGCATTTGTTTGCTATCTCTAGCAGGCGCTCTTTTTCTTCTGCACTCAAATGACCCATCAATTGAATCTCACGAGAGAATGTTTCAACATCATCAACTCTCTCAATATCCACCGTCACCATTGCATTTTCTAGTTTCATTTCTTTGCGGCCTGCGTACATCTTTAAAGTCATTGAGGTACAAGCCGCCAAAGCAGCGCCAAGATACTCGTGAGGACTCGGACCAGTTCCGGAACCCCCTTTAGAAATTTCTGCATCAGCCAGAAAATGTAAATCACCTGCGGTCAATTTCTGCTGAAGTGGGCCTTGGCCAAACTGGGAGACTACTTTTCTCATAAAGATCCTAATAAATTATTTCAATACATTAAATGACAGAATGACTTTAACCGGAATGGGATTTCCCTGCTTTTTCTGCAGTAGGCAACTGCGCTTTCTTCCAGGCGCTAAAGCCACCTTCTAAGTGACAAATATTGGGCACACCCATTCTCTGAAGTGTTTGCGTGGCCAAGGCTGAACGCCAAGCTGAGGCACAGTACAAAACTAGCTTCTTTCCTTCACCAAATATGGGTTTGTAATACGGGCTATCGGGATCAACCCAAAATTCCAGCATTCCCCTTGGGGCATGCAGCGCGTTTGGAATCATGCCTTCTCGCTCTAATTCACGCACGTCACGAATATCCACAAAGACTACATTTGAGTCGACCAATAATTCCCCTGCCTTTTCTAAGGGTAGCGTCTCAATTTCAGCCATCGCATTCTGGATGAGCTCTTGATGCCCAATCTTTAATTTCACCAAAATCTCCTAAATTAACAATGTCAAAATCATCTCACGCACCTGCTACCATTCTGCTATGAACTTTACCCCCACAGAGCTTGTCGCAAGCGTTATTTTTGCAATCGCTGTTTTGCACACCTTTTGCGCAGGATATTTTGAATCTCTCGCCAAAAAGTCACCACGACATGCTGGCTTATGGCATCTTCTTGGCGAAGTGGAAATTGTTTTTGGCTTTTGGGCGGCCGTCCTAGTTATTTTTATTTCTTTTTACGATGACTTGAGCTCTGCCAAAGACTTTTTAAATGGACGCAATTACACGGAACCACTCTTTGTCTTCGCCATCATGATTGTGGCTGGTACAAAGCCTGTTCTTTATTTTTCTACCCAAATTTTGCATGTACTCGCCAATGTTCTGCAAAATGTATTCCGCATCCGAAGCGCCCCCGCCTTATATTTTTTAACCCTCGGGGCCACGCCACTGTTAGGCTCTTTAATTACCGAGCCTGCAGCGATGACCCTGGCTGCTTTTTTATTGCGCGATCTTGTCTATCGTCATCAATGCTCTAAAGCGTTATTGTTTGGAACACTCGGTGTTTTGTTTGTCAATATTTCAATCGGTGGCACGCTCACTAACTTTGCAGCTCCTCCTGTACTCATGGTGGCCTCCACCTGGGGATGGAGTTCAGCATTTATGTTTAGCAACTTTGGCGTAGAGTCTTGTATTGCGATTTTTATTAATGCTCTCGCAGCAACATTACTATTTCATCGTCAACTCATTGAGCCTAATGACAATAAAAAAGAGGTAAAGATTCCATTGGCAGTGATCTTGATGCATCTGCTGTTCCTGTTTGGAGTCGTTTTCTTCGCACATGATCCAATTATTTTTATGTGGATCCTGCTGTTCTTTATTGGTTACACCACGGCCTACCCCAAACATCAAAGTCCTCTGATTCTGAAAGAGGCGCTCTTGGTAGGATTCTTCTTGGGTGGCTTAGTCGTATTGGGCGCATTACAGGGCTGGTGGCTACAACCAATTCTCGAAATGATGAGTCCTACAGTAGTCTTTTATGGCAGCCTTGTTCTAACTGCCTTTACTGACAATGCCGCTCTTACTTATTTAGGGTCATTGGTAACTGGCACTTCTCCAGAATTCAAGCTAGCTTTAGTAGGTGGCGCGGTTGCGGGTGGTGGACTAACAGTGATCGCCAATGCGCCTAACCCTGCAGGTATTGCAATCTTACGCGGCCACTTTCCAGGGCATACGGTTTCAGCCCTATATTTACTCGTTGCCGCTATTCCACCCACTATTGTGGCAATTCTGGCTTATCGACTTCTCTAAGCCCTCTTTAGTGCTTAGGCAGTAAAATCTGAGCTTCGCCCCCAGCTATAAACCTGAGAACGGCATATGAAAAAGCTCTATATCAAAACCTTCGGCTGTCAAATGAACGAGTACGACTCGGGAAAAATGGCAGACCTCCTCCATGCCGATGAAGGCATGGTCATGACAGATCGGCCTGAAGACGCCGATGTTGTTCTTCTCAATACCTGCTCTATCCGCGAAAAAGCAGAAGACAAAGTTTTTTCAGATTTAGGTCGCCTACGCGAGCTAAAGAAAAAAAATCCCGACTTACTCATCGGGGTTGGTGGATGCGTAGCCAGTCAAGAAGGCCAACAGATTGTTAGTCGCGCGCCTTATGTTGATGTTGTATTTGGGCCTCAAACACTTCATCGCTTATCCGACCTTATTGCAGAGCGACGTAAAACTGGCATTTCACAGGTGGATATCTCTTTTCCAGAGATTGAAAAGTTTGATCACTTGCCTGCTTCACGCCAAACCCGCGGCTCAGCTTACGTTTCCATCATGGAAGGCTGCTCTAAATATTGCAGCTATTGTGTTGTTCCTTACACGCGCGGTGAAGAGGTCTCAAGACCATTCGATGATGTGCTCACCGAAGTAGCTGGACTTGCTAGCAAAGGCGTTAAAGAAATTGTTCTGCTTGGTCAAAACGTCAATGCTTATGTGGGCAAGATGGGTGATACCGAAGAGATTGCTGACTTTGCTCTTCTCATTGAGTACATCGCAGAAATTCCTGGTGTTGAGCGCATTCGCTTTACTACTAGCCACCCTAAAGAATTCACGCAACGCCTCATTGATGTCTATGCCAAAGTGCCGAAGCTTGTGAGTCATCTACACCTGCCGGTCCAGCATGGATCAGATGTCATGCTCTCTGCAATGAAGCGCGGCTATACGGCATTAGAGTTCAAAAGCATTATTCGCAAAATGCGTGCTGTTCGTCCCGACCTAACTCTATCGAGCGACTTCATTGTGGGCTTCCCCGGTGAAACTGAAGC includes the following:
- a CDS encoding OsmC family protein, coding for MRKVVSQFGQGPLQQKLTAGDLHFLADAEISKGGSGTGPSPHEYLGAALAACTSMTLKMYAGRKEMKLENAMVTVDIERVDDVETFSREIQLMGHLSAEEKERLLEIANKCPIHKALAGQIQIKTQLVN
- a CDS encoding rhodanese-like domain-containing protein; translated protein: MKLKIGHQELIQNAMAEIETLPLEKAGELLVDSNVVFVDIRDVRELEREGMIPNALHAPRGMLEFWVDPDSPYYKPIFGEGKKLVLYCASAWRSALATQTLQRMGVPNICHLEGGFSAWKKAQLPTAEKAGKSHSG
- a CDS encoding putative Na+/H+ antiporter, encoding MNFTPTELVASVIFAIAVLHTFCAGYFESLAKKSPRHAGLWHLLGEVEIVFGFWAAVLVIFISFYDDLSSAKDFLNGRNYTEPLFVFAIMIVAGTKPVLYFSTQILHVLANVLQNVFRIRSAPALYFLTLGATPLLGSLITEPAAMTLAAFLLRDLVYRHQCSKALLFGTLGVLFVNISIGGTLTNFAAPPVLMVASTWGWSSAFMFSNFGVESCIAIFINALAATLLFHRQLIEPNDNKKEVKIPLAVILMHLLFLFGVVFFAHDPIIFMWILLFFIGYTTAYPKHQSPLILKEALLVGFFLGGLVVLGALQGWWLQPILEMMSPTVVFYGSLVLTAFTDNAALTYLGSLVTGTSPEFKLALVGGAVAGGGLTVIANAPNPAGIAILRGHFPGHTVSALYLLVAAIPPTIVAILAYRLL
- the miaB gene encoding tRNA (N6-isopentenyl adenosine(37)-C2)-methylthiotransferase MiaB, whose amino-acid sequence is MKKLYIKTFGCQMNEYDSGKMADLLHADEGMVMTDRPEDADVVLLNTCSIREKAEDKVFSDLGRLRELKKKNPDLLIGVGGCVASQEGQQIVSRAPYVDVVFGPQTLHRLSDLIAERRKTGISQVDISFPEIEKFDHLPASRQTRGSAYVSIMEGCSKYCSYCVVPYTRGEEVSRPFDDVLTEVAGLASKGVKEIVLLGQNVNAYVGKMGDTEEIADFALLIEYIAEIPGVERIRFTTSHPKEFTQRLIDVYAKVPKLVSHLHLPVQHGSDVMLSAMKRGYTALEFKSIIRKMRAVRPDLTLSSDFIVGFPGETEADFEKLLKMVKELNFDNSFCFIFSPRPGTPAANLSDDTPYEVKLKRLQTLLALVEGQANEISQKMLGNTERVLIEGLAKDGVNLQGRAENNRVIHFTAPDQNIEDLIGQMVDIRITEVLNYTLRGELVEAHVY